A DNA window from Coffea arabica cultivar ET-39 chromosome 6c, Coffea Arabica ET-39 HiFi, whole genome shotgun sequence contains the following coding sequences:
- the LOC113693284 gene encoding U-box domain-containing protein 19-like: MHALILRNLAINTVKIDGKYHLVRRVTKYQGHYGLFPRTSSGWFRAGNRTCPKTGQRLLCTDFVPNSALKQLIKGFCLEKGIHFADSIRHSRDVTKAVVAGNKVSEQAVRLLANFLVGRLVGCNNQEQNRAAYEICLLTKTSIFNRSCLVEASAIPPLLNLLFSCDPSLQENAMASLLNLSMFSKSTKIIVENRGLILILDVLKCGLKVEARQHAAGAFFYLASVEEYRQLIGEIPDAIPSLVELLRDGTDRGKKNALVTIFGLLLCPENHKRVFAAGIVPLLKQEQRQQWW, from the exons ATGCATGCATTAATTCTGCGAAATCTAGCTATTAATA CAGTTAAAATTGACGGGAAGTATCATCTCGTGCGACGCGTGACCAAATATCAAGGGCATTATGGTCTCTTTCCTAGGACAAGTTCAGGATGGTTCAGAGCTGGAAACCGCACCTGTCCCAAGACAGGCCAGAGGCTTCTCTGCACAGATTTTGTGCCCAATTCAGCTCTGAAGCAGCTTATCAAGGGATTTTGCTTAGAAAAAGGCATCCACTTTGCTGATTCAATTAGGCATAGCCGTGATGTTACAAAGGCAGTTGTTGCGGGTAACAAAGTATCTGAACAGGCCGTGCGATTGCTCGCTAATTTTCTCGTTGGCAGGCTTGTGGGTTGCAATAATCAAGAGCAGAACAGAGCTGCTTATGAGATTTGTTTGCTCACCAAAACAAGCATTTTTAATCGGTCTTGTTTGGTTGAAGCTAGTGCAATCCCGCCTCTGTTGAATCTTCTGTTTTCATGCGATCCATCACTGCAAGAGAATGCCATGGCATCTCTATTAAATCTTTCAATGTTTTCGAAAAGTACGAAAATAATTGTTGAGAATAGAGGTTTGATTTTGATACTTGATGTTTTGAAGTGCGGACTGAAAGTGGAAGCTCGGCAGCATGCAGCTGGTGCATTCTTTTACCTTGCTTCAGTTGAAGAATACCGGCAACTAATTGGGGAGATTCCAGATGCAATTCCTTCTCTAGTGGAGCTCCTCAGGGATGGGACAGATCGTGGCAAGAAGAATGCACTCGTCACGATATTCGGCCTCCTCCTATGTCCTGAGAACCACAAGAGAGTATTTGCTGCTGGAATAGTCCCATTGCTGAAGCAAGAGCAACGGCAGCAGTGGTGGTGA
- the LOC113691434 gene encoding uncharacterized protein, whose translation MYSVITGPGRDFLNSGSWNDLPFSQASQKVFPSMHILWNCGNKLECSRRSNHVGPKARFTSLKCKSCLRVGTPFTLGPRKKLLKLSAFKSNSQNDGPGGRPTGSKSLKNSVGLSYVPQDGEATLVGSPKPQSDPTSFSSEAESATGSLVIQNLFKSWLMLLRSPPSNHVIDEGLEESSSLGTSQNQDAILQKGRINILKMMWCYFLSLDVTIKIPLVIFIPLYLAVNIIYGAEVSRELTPLWVLGPLIAALYVKLWRGIGALYVFSFKQTVKLLISLPTWYLVAHDYIGNGKLNQVVGHLFQPLVDLRNMDYKGASKRKLKELEIFVVEKYLDFVESIWPYYCRTIRFLKRANLI comes from the exons ATGTATTCTGTGATAACTGGACCGGGTCGCGATTTCCTTAACTCGGGTTCTTGGAATGATCTTCCTTTTTCTCAG GCTTCTCAAAAAGTGTTTCCATCTATGCATATATTGTGGAACTGTGGCAACAAGCTGGAATGCTCCAGAAGAAGTAATCATGTTGGCCCTAAAGCTAGGTTTACCTCCCTAAAATGCAAATCTTGTTTAAG GGTAGGCACCCCTTTTACACTTGGACCAAGGAAAAAACTTCTAAAGTTATCGGCTTTTAAAAGCAATAGCCAAAACGATGGACCTGGGGGCAGGCCTACTGGGTCAAAGTCGTTGAAAAATTCTGTTGGTCTTTCTTATGTACcacaagatggtgaagcaaCATTGGTGGGTTCTCCAAAGCCTCAGAGTGATCCCACATCCTTCTCTTCAGAAGCAGAATCAGCAACAGGTTCCTTGGTgatacaaaatttattcaaaagctgGTTGATGCTACTGCGGAGTCCACCATCCAACCATGTTATAGATGAAGGCCTGGAAGAGTCATCCTCATTGGGGACATCACAAAATCAAGATGCAATACTGCAGAAAGGAAGAATCAACATTCTGAAGATGATGTGGTGCTACTTTTTGAGTCTGGATGTCACAATAAAGATACCTTTAGTGATATT CATACCCTTGTATCTAGCAGTTAATATAATTTATGGAGCTGAAGTTTCGAGAGAGTTGACCCCTTTATGGGTTTTGGGGCCATTAATTGCTGCTCTATATGTTAAATTATGGCGTGGCATAGGTGCACTTTATGTTTTCAGCTTCAAGCAGACGGTTAAACTGCTCATCAGCTTACCAACCTGGTATTTGGTAGCTCATGACTATATTGGCAATGGGAAGCTTAATCAAGTTGTAGGACATTTATTTCAGCCTCTGGTAGATCTCAGGAACATGGATTACAAAGGGGCATCTAAAAGAAAGCTGAAAGAATTGGAAATCTTTGTGGTGGAGAAATACCTGGACTTTGTGGAATCAATTTGGCCTTACTACTGCAGAACGATCAGATTTCTGAAGAGAGCAAATCTGATATAG